The nucleotide window AGGTTGTAGTCCTCACTTTGGTGGTGTACCACGTGCCCGCCCCAGAAGAAGTTGATTTCGTGGGAGTAGCGGTGGGCAAAGTAGTAGCACAAGTCGGCCAGGATGAAGAGCACGATGCCCCAGGCCCAGGTTTGCGGAATGTGAAACAGGGCAAAGTGAGTGTACAGCAGCTCGTACATACCAATGACGCCAACCTTGAGCAGCACGCCGGTAATCTGGGAGGTCATGCCGCAGCTGATGTTGGTAATAGCGTCGTGGAAGCGGTACCGCTCGGTGTGTTGCAGCCGCTCGACCAGCAGCTCCACGCCGATGAGGGTGAAGTAAATTGGAATAGATAAAACGATAGGGTTCAGGTTCATGGGTGGGAATAGCTAGGGTGGGAGAGGGCAGAGTTGGGAATAGGAATATAGCAAAAAAGGGCCGCTCCTGACAGGAACGGCCCCTTCTGTTGGGCTAAGCGGCAAACAGCTGGTGCTAGTCGACTACTTCCAGCATGGTGCGGAAGGAGGCATAGCGCCCCCGAAGTGCTTTTCCATTTCCCGGATGAGGGCCGGAGCAGCTACTTGCTGGTATTCTTCGAGCTGCTCCATGCTCACGCAGTAGTACTGGGAGGCGTAGGTAACGCCGTTGTCTTCCTCATTGAGCATGCGGCAGAGCTGACTTTTCAGGAAAAAGCCGGTGGCCATAACTTCGGGCATGTGCGTGTCGCGCATGTAAACAAGCCATTCCTCCGCAATTTCCGGATCGAGGCTGGTGGTGACGTTGTAGAGAATCATAGTGAGCTATTGGTGCTGCGGGGCTTGAAAGGCAGAAATTTCAGCTGGGGCCAAGTGAAGGTGGGCCGGCCAGCGGCGTATCAGCCTAGGGTAACGCAAAAGTCGGCGGAAAAATCCATGCTCCGGAATTCTTACGGCGGTAGGAGCCGAAAATCAGACCCGCAGGTGGTCGAATTGGAAGTCCTGGATGCGGGCCTGAATGTCTTTGGGGCTAAGGTTTTCCTTGGCAGCCGTCTCGACCAGGGCAGGCAGTTGGGCGTCGCCGGCAAAGCGCAGGGACAGAATCTGCTTCATCTGGAGCTGGGTTTCGTAGGCGCGCAGGCTTTTGCCAGTCAGCTCGAAGTAGCGCTGCCGAACTTCCAGCCGAATCAAGCGGTCCTGCAAACTCAGGGCGTAGTGCTGGCGCAGCATGATGAGCCCGCCCAGGGTGACGATGCCCAGCAGCATCACGGTAAACCAGAGCCGGGAGATTTCGTCGTCGTTGCCGGCCACGTTCAGGTAGCGCCGAATGCCGTAGCCAGCTAGCACTAGGGCAGCGGGCACCAGTACAAAGTGGTGCCAGGGATAATACATTGGTTTGTTTTTGGTCGGATTATCGGCCATAGCGCGGAAAGAATGAAGGTGAAGGAAGGGGCAAGTAGCACAAAAAACACTCCGACCCAAGGGCCGGAGTGTCAGTATGTACGGGTATCAGCGCACAGCAGGCGGAGCCCGCCTACGATACTTTGGTCGCGGCTTTGGCGGCCCGAGTGCGCCTTTTCTCTTCTTGCAAGGCTTGCTTAGCGGCTTTTTGCTGCGTACGGGCCTGTTTGGCCGCCAATTGCTGCTCCTTGAGCTGGCGCTTCTGCTCTTTCATCTGCGCTTTGGTGTCAGATACGGCGCTGCTGCTGGCCGTGGCCTGGTCTTTCTGGGTGGCTAGGGTGGCTTTGGCGTCGGCGGTGCGCTGCTGCTGCATTTGCAGGCGGGCCTGGGCCGTATCAGCGGGAGCGGTTTGGGCCTGGGCAGCACTGGCGAGCAGCACGGCGCCGGTAAGTATGGCGAGAAACTTTTTCATGACAAAGGGGAGTTACTGTTTAGGCTGTAACGGCCCCGGGTGCCATAGTTGGTAATGCAGGCGTTTATTCCTCCAGATAGTCAAGGTCTTTGCCGTAGCTCTCGGGCAGGGTGCTGACGGCCCAGAAAGCTACCAGCAGCGACACAACCCCAATAATGGCCGCGCTGCCGATAATGCCCAGCGGCTGCCCGCCAATCTGCAATCCGGAAAGACCTTTGAAGATAGGAACCAGCAGCACCACCGAGCCCGGGCAAAGTTGGGGCCGTAGTAGCCACCGTGGCCCGCAGGTTGGTGCCAAACTGCTCGGCGGCCACCGTCACGAACAAGGCCCAGAAGCCTACCGTGAAGCCCAGCACGAAGCACACTGCGTAGAACGCCGTGGGCGAAGCGCCCCGAATGGCAAACAGGTATACTGCGCATAAAATACCGCAGATAAGGAGAAACAGCTGCAACGCCCGGTTGCGGCTGCGTAGCAGCTGGCTTAGGGTGCCGCTGGCAAAGTCGCCGAAGACCAGACCGAAGTAGCACCAGAACACGCCCAGGCCTGCTGTAACCTCGCCGGTGATGCCCAACGCGCGGCCAAACTCGGGGCCAGGGTAATCAGGATGCCGACCACAAACCACAGCGGCACCCCGATGAGCAGACACTTCAGGTAGCGGGCCAGGCGCGGACCATTGGTAAACAAGCTCAGGAAGTTGCCCCGCGAGGCCTCCGACTGCTTAGCTTGCTCAAACATACCCGACTCATAGACACCCACGCGCAACGCCAGCAGCGCCAGACCCAGGCCGCCGCCCACGAAATAGGCATTGCGCCAGCCAAGAGCCTCGCCCACCCAATACGCCAGCATGGCCCCCGACACACCTACGGTGGCCACAATCATGGTGCCGTAGCCGCGCTTTTCCTTGGGCAGGGTTTCGGAAACCAGGGTAATGCCCGCGCCCAGTTCCCCGGCCAGACCTACGCCGGCAATCAGCCGCAGCCAGGCGTACTGGTCGATGGTTTGGACGAAGCCGTTGGCCAGATTAGCCAGGGAGTACAGCAGAATGGAACCGAACAGCACCGACAGCCGGCCCCGTTTGTCGCCCAGAATGCCCCACAAAATACCGCCAAGCAGCATGCCGCCCATCTGCATGTTAATCAGGTACAAGCCTTGGTCGGTTACTTCAGCAGCAGCTGTGATGCCCAGCGTATTGAGGCTCTGCACCCGCACGATGCTGAACAGAATCAGGTCGTAGATATCGACGAAGTAGCCCAGGGAAGCCACAATGACAATGGCGCTGAACAGAGAGGCTGTTTTGGGGCGGAATCAGGGCGGGGGTGGTAGTGGCCATGCGGGAAAAGAGCGGAGTGAGCGGGATTAGAGCCGCAGATTACAAAGATTTCCCTGATGTAGTAGCAGCAGCTACTTCCTCGGCGTCGCAGCAGCCGTGGTGGCCTGCCACGGCAGTGTCCTGCTCAATCTGAACGGTGCAGTGGCCGATGTTGAATTCGTGGACCAGGTCGTGCTGCAGGTTTTTAAGGAAATGGTTGGCGTCGGAGCTGCTGGTGGGGCGCACCACGTGGGCCGTCAGGGCGGTATCCTGGGTGCTCAGGGGCCACACGTGCAGGTCGTGGACCTCCGTCACGCCGGGCTGGGCCAGTAGAAAGGTGCGGACGGCTTCCAAATCAATACCGGGGGCACGGCCTGCAGGCTGAGCTGCACCGTTTCGCGGAGCAAGCCCCAGGAGCTGTAGGCAATGACGGCCAGAATAATAAAGCTGATGGCCGGGTCAAGCCAGAGCCAGCCGGTCCAGAGCACCAGGCCGCCACCCACTACCACGCCAGCCGAAACCAGGGCGTCGGTGAGCATGTGCAGGTAGGCCCCGCGCACGTTCACGTCGCCTTTCTGCCCCCGGCTGAACAGCCAGGCCGTGAAGCCGTTGACCACAATGCCCAGGCCGGCTAGCAGCATGACCAGCTTGCCGTTGACGGGCTCGGGGTGGCGCAGGTGCTCAATGGTTTCCCACAGAATGGCCCCTAAGGCCGCATAGAGCAAGGCAGCATTGATGAGCGCGGCCTGAATGGTGGCCCCCTTGTAGCCGTAGGTGTAGCGGGCCGAGCTGCGGCGCTTGGCCAGTACCGCCGCGCCCCAGGCCAGGGCCAGGCTGAGCACGTCGCTCAGGTTGTGGCCCGCGTCGGAAAGCAGAGCCGTGGAATTGGCCCACAGGCCGCCGACCACTTCCGCAATAACGAAGGCCACGTTCAGGGCAATGCCTATGCCAAACGCCCGCCCAAACTCCGCCGGGGCGTGGGAATGGTGGTGATGGTCGTGGCTATGGTGGTCGTGAGAATGAGCCATACAGGCCAGGGGCTAAAAAAGCAGTTGGCAGCAAGTTACCTACTTGCTGCCAACTACCGGAACGTACGTAAGGTGCCTTTATCGGCTGGAATCGGCATTAAGAAGCTATTGCCGACTCCTGGGCTTTAGTTAAACGCCAGCGGCACGACCAGCTTCAGGCTCACGTTGCGGCCCATGTTGAATACGCCGTTACGCCCGTTGGCCACGTTGTAAGCCGCATACTTCAGGCGACTCAGGTGGCTCTGGTAGCCCACGTCGAAGAGGTTGGTGGCCGTCAGGTAAAGCGAAAAAAGAGTGCGGGCCCGGGCATTCACCACGTCGGAGCCCAGGCCCACGTTGACCAGCGTGTAGCCCGGCGTCCGGGTTTCGGTGTCGAAGGCTGAGAAAAAGCGGTTCTGGGCGAAGGTATGCTCCAGGCCGGCCCGGGCGTAAAGGTTGCTCAGGCGGGACTTGCCCACGGTGTGGAAGTTTACCCGCACGGTAGACTGTAGCCGGTCGGCGGGAATGAAGGGCAGGTACTGCTGGCCCTCGGGCTGGTTGAGCTGCCGGGCCCGCACCATGGAAAACGAGTTTTCGAAGTGCAGCCAGTCGAGCGGGTGGGGGTGAATGTCGAGCGTGGCCTCACCGCCGGCCAAGCGGGCCGTGCCCTGGTTGTACTGAAACACCGGGTCGCCTTCCTCACTCACGGCCCCTTCGACCCGCTCCGGAAACACGTAGTTCTGAATCTGGTTGCGGAAAGCGTCGAGGCTCAGGCTGATGTGGTCGGTGGTGTAGCTCACGCCGCCATCGAGCTGCAGGCTGGTTT belongs to Hymenobacter cellulosilyticus and includes:
- a CDS encoding cation diffusion facilitator family transporter, translating into MAHSHDHHSHDHHHHSHAPAEFGRAFGIGIALNVAFVIAEVVGGLWANSTALLSDAGHNLSDVLSLALAWGAAVLAKRRSSARYTYGYKGATIQAALINAALLYAALGAILWETIEHLRHPEPVNGKLVMLLAGLGIVVNGFTAWLFSRGQKGDVNVRGAYLHMLTDALVSAGVVVGGGLVLWTGWLWLDPAISFIILAVIAYSSWGLLRETVQLSLQAVPPVLIWKPSAPFYWPSPA
- a CDS encoding cation transporter dimerization domain-containing protein, which gives rise to MEAVRTFLLAQPGVTEVHDLHVWPLSTQDTALTAHVVRPTSSSDANHFLKNLQHDLVHEFNIGHCTVQIEQDTAVAGHHGCCDAEEVAAATTSGKSL
- a CDS encoding DUF6526 family protein, which encodes MADNPTKNKPMYYPWHHFVLVPAALVLAGYGIRRYLNVAGNDDEISRLWFTVMLLGIVTLGGLIMLRQHYALSLQDRLIRLEVRQRYFELTGKSLRAYETQLQMKQILSLRFAGDAQLPALVETAAKENLSPKDIQARIQDFQFDHLRV
- a CDS encoding DUF4286 family protein, translated to MILYNVTTSLDPEIAEEWLVYMRDTHMPEVMATGFFLKSQLCRMLNEEDNGVTYASQYYCVSMEQLEEYQQVAAPALIREMEKHFGGAMPPSAPCWK
- a CDS encoding TonB-dependent receptor, producing the protein MSGSLGGAYSLTEKLLLKANVSRGFRAPNIAELASNGKHEGTIRYELGDPTLKAETSLQLDGGVSYTTDHISLSLDAFRNQIQNYVFPERVEGAVSEEGDPVFQYNQGTARLAGGEATLDIHPHPLDWLHFENSFSMVRARQLNQPEGQQYLPFIPADRLQSTVRVNFHTVGKSRLSNLYARAGLEHTFAQNRFFSAFDTETRTPGYTLVNVGLGSDVVNARARTLFSLYLTATNLFDVGYQSHLSRLKYAAYNVANGRNGVFNMGRNVSLKLVVPLAFN